A part of Gossypium hirsutum isolate 1008001.06 chromosome A07, Gossypium_hirsutum_v2.1, whole genome shotgun sequence genomic DNA contains:
- the LOC107936630 gene encoding ATP-dependent Clp protease proteolytic subunit 3, chloroplastic — protein MEMSLTQIAKPPPCLVNKNSLFTNKKRVKTTVEALRNSYPKRATLSSNWNVSNLSPLSSSSTTPTWFPRFEELDTTNMLLRQRIIFLGSQVDDMTADLIISQLLLLDAEDSEKDIKLFINSPGGSVTAGMGIYDAMKMCKADVSTICLGLAASMGAFLLATGTKGKRFCMPNSRVMIHQPLGTAGGKATEMSIRIREMVYHKVKLNKILSRVTGKPEEQIEVDTDRDNFMNPWEAKEYGLIDGVIDDGKPGLVAPIADAAPPPKTRVWDLWKVEGSKKAKKNLPTEHKMLQNGHTGGQEKKEAAPL, from the exons ATGGAGATGAGTTTAACCCAAATAGCCAAGCCACCACCATGTCTTGTTAACAAAAATTCTCTTTTTACAaacaaaaaaagagtaaaaacCACTGTAGAAGCTCTAAGGAATTCATATCCAAAAAGAGCAACACTATCCAGTAATTGGAATGTCTCTAATTTATCCCCTCTTTCTTCATCTTCAACAACTCCAACTTGGTTTCCCAGATTTGAAGAGCTTGACACTACCAACATGCTTCTTCGTCAAAGGATTATATTTTTGGGTTCTCag GTGGATGACATGACAGCAGACTTGATTATAAGTCAACTGTTACTTCTCGATGCTGAAGACTCTGAGAAAGACATAAAATTGTTCATCAATTCACCGGGTGGCTCTGTCACTGCTG GAATGGGAATATACGATGCCATGAAGATGTGCAAAGCAGATGTTTCGACTATTTGTCTAGGGCTAGCTGCATCGATGGGTGCGTTTCTCTTGGCTACCGGTACGAAAGGGAAGAGGTTTTGCATGCCTAATTCGAGAGTGATGATTCATCAACCACTTGGAACTGCTGGAGGCAAA GCAACAGAGATGAGCATACGGATAAGGGAAATGGTGTACCATAAGGTTAAGTTGAACAAGATTTTATCAAGAGTTACAGGAAAGCCCGAAGAACAG ATCGAAGTAGATACAGACCGGGATAATTTCATGAATCCTTGGGAAGCCAAGGAATATGGTCTAATCGATGGAGTTATAGACGATGGCAAGCCAGGGTTAGTTGCTCCAATTGCAGATGCAGCACCGCCACCGAAAACCCGGGTTTGGGATTTGTGGAAAGTCGAAGGGAGCAAGAAAGCAAAGAAGAATTTGCCTACAGAACATAAAATGTTACAGAATGGTCATACAGGTGGCCAGGAAAAGAAAGAAGCTGCTCCTTTATGA